One window from the genome of Desulforamulus ruminis DSM 2154 encodes:
- a CDS encoding type II toxin-antitoxin system prevent-host-death family antitoxin, translating into MNIKPSAAIRKNYNEISELCKRSGEPVYLTKNGEGDLVVMDIETFARRESMLRLRENLVAAEEGRLNGKPGYSIDEVSAMMKAAVREVLDGQRK; encoded by the coding sequence ATGAATATTAAGCCGTCCGCAGCAATCCGCAAAAATTATAATGAGATCTCCGAATTGTGCAAGCGGTCAGGAGAACCGGTTTATCTTACGAAAAACGGAGAAGGGGATCTTGTGGTCATGGATATAGAAACTTTTGCAAGAAGGGAAAGTATGCTTCGGCTAAGAGAAAATCTGGTTGCTGCAGAAGAAGGCAGGTTGAATGGAAAACCAGGTTATTCCATTGACGAGGTCTCTGCTATGATGAAAGCAGCAGTCCGAGAGGTGCTGGATGGACAGCGAAAATAA
- a CDS encoding type II toxin-antitoxin system RelE/ParE family toxin, whose product MDSENKRYTVVVSDEAKQMLVSHVQFLAQVSEHAAMRLIEDFQVRAKSLEQFPERNPWLVDRLIPSGKYRKLLLEKRYLLVYQIKESTVYVDAVVDTRQDYGWLL is encoded by the coding sequence ATGGACAGCGAAAATAAACGGTACACCGTAGTTGTTTCCGATGAGGCCAAGCAAATGCTGGTATCACACGTACAGTTTCTGGCACAGGTTAGTGAGCATGCAGCTATGCGGTTAATTGAAGACTTTCAGGTAAGGGCAAAGTCATTGGAACAGTTCCCGGAAAGAAATCCATGGCTGGTTGACCGGCTGATTCCGTCAGGGAAATACCGAAAACTCTTATTGGAGAAAAGGTATTTATTGGTCTATCAGATCAAGGAAAGCACCGTATATGTGGACGCGGTTGTCGATACGCGCCAAGATTATGGCTGGTTATTGTAG
- the thpR gene encoding RNA 2',3'-cyclic phosphodiesterase: protein MKKLRLFIAIGLPDPLKQKLAEIQRSLPGAHVKWVVPENFHLTLKFLGDTPVSQCPSLVEGMRQAAEGTAAFDLTLKGVGTFPRQGRPKVLWAGIHGPVEKLLGLQGDLEQGLENLGFTREKRPFSPHLTLGRTKEFGSTEALQQQIFQLKQTLFGSWSVASIQLMQSELRPSGPVYTLWDEVFLAKAGLKKGSLT, encoded by the coding sequence GTGAAAAAACTCAGGCTGTTTATAGCCATTGGGTTACCGGACCCGTTGAAACAAAAATTAGCCGAGATCCAAAGAAGTTTACCCGGAGCCCATGTAAAATGGGTAGTCCCGGAGAACTTTCATCTTACCCTGAAGTTTCTGGGAGATACTCCGGTCTCACAATGCCCTTCCTTGGTAGAAGGGATGAGACAAGCAGCGGAGGGGACTGCCGCCTTTGATCTGACTCTGAAGGGTGTGGGTACCTTTCCCCGACAGGGTAGGCCCAAGGTCCTCTGGGCCGGAATTCACGGCCCGGTGGAAAAACTGCTGGGGCTGCAGGGCGACCTGGAGCAAGGGCTGGAAAATCTGGGTTTCACCCGGGAAAAACGTCCCTTTTCTCCCCATTTAACCTTGGGCAGAACCAAAGAGTTTGGTTCTACAGAGGCATTACAGCAGCAAATCTTTCAACTGAAACAAACCCTGTTCGGCAGTTGGTCGGTTGCTTCGATTCAACTGATGCAAAGTGAACTCAGGCCTTCCGGACCGGTCTATACCCTTTGGGATGAGGTCTTTCTGGCAAAGGCCGGTCTAAAGAAAGGATCCTTGACATAA
- a CDS encoding flavodoxin family protein → MLIVGLNGSPNADGNTAFLLKEALRAAEELGAETKLVQVAEIVITADPLFCDACTTPCAGVCYEGTPLQELFTLLQSADGIIMGSPVYFGTVASPLKLLWDKSRALRKEKALVDVVGAAVAVGTSRFGGQESTVRALQEIMLVHGMTVVGDGSYHTDPGHQGVCVQKPAAKDPEGAKRCRILGSRVLEVSQATLPLRERKRG, encoded by the coding sequence ATGTTAATTGTTGGTTTAAACGGAAGCCCCAACGCCGATGGCAATACCGCCTTTCTATTGAAGGAAGCCCTGAGGGCGGCGGAAGAATTGGGAGCAGAAACCAAGCTGGTTCAGGTTGCTGAAATTGTAATAACCGCCGATCCATTATTCTGTGATGCCTGTACCACTCCTTGTGCCGGGGTTTGCTATGAAGGAACCCCTTTGCAGGAGCTCTTTACGCTCCTGCAAAGTGCGGACGGCATTATCATGGGGAGCCCGGTTTATTTTGGAACGGTGGCCTCTCCCTTAAAACTTCTCTGGGATAAAAGCCGTGCCCTGCGCAAAGAAAAAGCGCTGGTGGATGTGGTGGGAGCCGCTGTAGCCGTGGGAACTTCTCGTTTTGGAGGACAGGAAAGCACCGTCCGGGCCCTGCAGGAGATCATGCTGGTTCACGGCATGACGGTTGTGGGTGACGGTTCTTACCATACCGATCCGGGACATCAGGGAGTCTGCGTTCAGAAACCGGCCGCGAAGGACCCCGAAGGAGCCAAACGCTGTCGTATTTTAGGGAGCCGGGTCCTGGAAGTGTCCCAGGCCACATTGCCCTTGAGGGAACGAAAAAGAGGTTGA
- a CDS encoding deoxyguanosinetriphosphate triphosphohydrolase, whose translation MKDIRLQTEELEQQILSPFACQSRESRGRERPEEPCPVRTVFQRDRDRIIHSKAFRRLKLKTQVFIIPEGDHYRTRLTHTLEVAQIARTCAKALRLNEDLTEAIALGHDLGHTPFGHAGEQVLNRVFAPGFRHNEQSLRVVERLEGGHGLNLTKEVRDGILNHTGPMKPLTLEGQVVKIADRIAYINHDIDDALRAGVIQQAQLPPDCLEVLGLRHSQRINTMVLDLIRSSQDQGEIKMSPEVRGAVDKLRTFMFENVYIGSEAKMEENKARYIVESLFAYFCKQPAALPRDLLIRTNSEEIPRVVVDYIAGMTDRFAVALYKKLFIPEGFPLD comes from the coding sequence ATGAAAGACATCCGACTGCAGACGGAGGAACTGGAACAGCAAATACTCTCTCCCTTTGCCTGCCAAAGCAGGGAAAGCAGGGGCAGAGAGCGACCGGAGGAACCTTGCCCGGTTCGTACGGTATTCCAGCGGGACCGTGACAGGATTATCCACTCCAAGGCTTTCCGGCGTTTAAAATTAAAAACCCAGGTATTTATTATCCCCGAAGGGGATCATTACCGCACCCGCCTGACCCATACCCTGGAAGTGGCCCAGATTGCCAGAACCTGCGCCAAAGCCCTTCGTCTAAATGAAGATTTAACCGAGGCCATTGCTCTGGGCCATGATTTGGGACATACTCCCTTTGGGCATGCGGGCGAGCAGGTGCTGAACCGGGTTTTTGCACCGGGATTCCGGCATAATGAACAGAGCCTCCGGGTGGTGGAGCGGCTGGAAGGCGGCCATGGGTTAAACCTGACCAAAGAGGTCCGGGACGGCATTTTAAATCATACCGGACCCATGAAGCCTTTAACCCTGGAAGGGCAGGTGGTGAAAATTGCCGACCGCATTGCCTACATTAATCACGACATTGATGACGCCCTACGGGCGGGAGTGATCCAACAGGCGCAACTGCCGCCGGACTGCCTGGAGGTTTTGGGCCTTCGCCACAGTCAAAGAATCAACACCATGGTGTTGGATTTAATTCGTTCCAGCCAGGACCAAGGGGAAATTAAGATGAGCCCGGAAGTTCGAGGAGCGGTAGATAAACTACGAACCTTTATGTTTGAAAATGTATATATTGGTTCCGAAGCTAAAATGGAAGAAAACAAAGCGCGTTATATTGTGGAAAGTCTCTTTGCTTATTTCTGTAAACAACCGGCAGCTCTTCCCCGGGATCTTTTAATTAGGACAAATTCTGAGGAGATACCCAGGGTGGTGGTGGATTACATTGCCGGAATGACCGACCGGTTTGCTGTAGCGCTTTATAAAAAATTGTTTATTCCCGAGGGATTTCCCCTGGATTAA
- the dnaG gene encoding DNA primase: MSSLISEDIIEDIKQKSDIVEVISQYLSSERRGKNFVARCPFHQEKTPSFNINPEKQIFHCFGCGVGGNVFKFIMMVEGLSFPEAVRFLGAKAGVMIPEERSPRDLARQNKKNRALEIYGLVRDVFRFWLSKEVGLSAVQYLEKRNLSQEVRETFQLGYSLPGWDHLVRFLNSKDISSEELAKLGLIQAKETGRYFDRFRDRIMFPIWDTQGRVVGFGGRTLGDDTPKYLNSPEGEYFNKGQLLYGLHIARRGIREQGFAVLMEGYLDVVSTYQHGVTNAVASLGTAFTREQGKLLMNYTHQAVVAYDADEAGIKAAIRASEILQELGCQVRIASIPEYKDPDEFIQRHGLAGWSKIIDAALPLVHFKLTQAVKKVGLKNSTAKRSILQEVLPNLAAVASPLELEEAVRYTATVLQLNWETVLAEIKAYKANNRKKYQNRHNTAENSHNIASNSHHRMQQTPQDARTAAEAGLLRLALEDKTWLDRMVAELGKDFFQNPVYQEIFNRILNQNLGQDLLNRMDQLEESQQRVLSKLLVQEIPRDDLVQIFSDFVLTIKKSSQKARLEDLLVQLATAERLGDTEKVLFLRRQVNLTIMKSEGPERGVAT; the protein is encoded by the coding sequence ATGAGTTCATTGATCTCGGAAGATATTATTGAAGACATCAAACAAAAATCGGATATTGTCGAAGTAATTTCGCAATATCTCTCTTCGGAGAGGCGTGGCAAAAACTTTGTGGCTCGATGCCCCTTTCACCAGGAAAAAACGCCTTCCTTCAACATTAATCCCGAAAAACAAATATTTCATTGTTTTGGGTGTGGTGTTGGCGGTAACGTTTTTAAATTTATTATGATGGTGGAAGGTCTTTCTTTCCCTGAAGCGGTTCGCTTTCTGGGAGCGAAAGCCGGGGTAATGATCCCGGAAGAGCGTTCCCCAAGGGACCTGGCCCGTCAGAACAAAAAAAACCGGGCCCTGGAAATTTATGGCCTGGTGAGAGATGTCTTTCGTTTTTGGCTGTCAAAGGAGGTTGGCCTGAGTGCTGTTCAGTATTTGGAGAAACGCAACCTTTCTCAGGAAGTCAGGGAAACCTTTCAGCTAGGCTACTCCTTGCCAGGCTGGGATCATCTGGTCCGCTTTTTAAACTCAAAGGACATCTCCAGTGAGGAATTAGCCAAATTGGGGCTGATCCAGGCCAAGGAGACTGGAAGGTACTTTGACCGGTTTAGGGACAGGATTATGTTTCCCATTTGGGATACCCAGGGCAGAGTGGTAGGCTTTGGCGGAAGAACTCTGGGAGACGATACCCCCAAATATCTCAACTCCCCTGAAGGCGAATATTTTAATAAAGGTCAATTATTATACGGGCTGCACATCGCCCGGCGGGGAATTCGTGAACAAGGGTTCGCCGTCTTAATGGAAGGTTACCTCGATGTTGTTTCCACTTATCAACATGGGGTAACCAATGCCGTTGCCTCACTGGGAACAGCCTTTACCCGGGAACAGGGTAAGCTGTTAATGAACTACACCCATCAAGCGGTTGTTGCCTATGATGCCGATGAAGCGGGGATCAAGGCAGCCATAAGAGCATCGGAAATACTGCAGGAACTGGGCTGCCAGGTCCGCATCGCCAGTATACCGGAATATAAGGACCCCGACGAGTTTATTCAGCGTCATGGCTTGGCGGGTTGGTCTAAAATCATTGATGCCGCTCTTCCTCTGGTTCATTTCAAGTTAACGCAGGCTGTGAAGAAGGTGGGCCTGAAAAACAGCACGGCAAAAAGAAGTATTCTACAGGAGGTGCTACCCAACTTGGCTGCAGTGGCCAGTCCATTGGAATTGGAAGAGGCGGTTCGTTATACGGCCACGGTTTTGCAATTAAATTGGGAGACCGTGCTGGCCGAAATAAAGGCTTACAAGGCAAATAACAGAAAAAAATACCAAAATCGGCATAATACTGCAGAAAATAGCCATAATATAGCAAGTAATTCCCATCACAGAATGCAACAAACCCCCCAGGATGCCAGGACTGCGGCGGAAGCAGGTTTGTTACGGCTGGCTCTGGAAGACAAAACCTGGCTGGATCGCATGGTTGCTGAATTGGGCAAAGATTTTTTTCAAAATCCGGTTTATCAGGAAATTTTCAATAGAATCCTCAACCAAAATTTAGGACAGGATCTTTTAAATCGGATGGATCAATTAGAGGAATCTCAGCAGAGGGTTCTAAGTAAATTATTAGTACAGGAAATACCCAGAGATGATCTGGTTCAAATATTCAGTGATTTTGTTTTAACCATAAAAAAATCCAGTCAAAAAGCAAGGCTGGAGGACTTACTGGTGCAATTGGCCACGGCGGAAAGGCTTGGCGATACCGAGAAAGTCCTTTTCCTAAGGCGGCAAGTTAATTTAACCATCATGAAATCCGAGGGGCCCGAAAGGGGAGTGGCAACGTGA
- the rpoD gene encoding RNA polymerase sigma factor RpoD, with the protein MRDEVKVELVKELIEKSKKRGVLSYNEIMDGLQGADLTADQIDDIYEKIASMGIEVVPEVTDLEPLEVDDAADGPAEEVEVEVDLSIPEGIGIDDPVRMYLKEIGRVPLLSPEEEVELAERMEAGDEEAKRRLAEANLRLVVSIAKRYVGRGMLFLDLIQEGNLGLIKAVEKFDYRKGFKFSTYATWWIRQAITRAIADQARTIRIPVHMVETINKLIRVSRQLLQELGREPSPEEIAKEMEISGEKVREIMKIAQEPVSLETPIGEEEDSHLGDFIEDADARAPAEEASFTLLREQLDEVLKTLTDREQKVLRLRFGLDDGRARTLEEVGQKFGVTRERIRQIEAKTLRKLRHPSRSKKLKDYLD; encoded by the coding sequence GTGAGGGACGAAGTGAAAGTTGAACTGGTTAAAGAACTAATAGAAAAAAGCAAAAAACGCGGCGTCTTATCTTATAATGAAATCATGGACGGTCTGCAGGGTGCCGATTTAACAGCGGATCAGATTGATGACATATACGAAAAAATTGCCAGTATGGGTATTGAAGTCGTCCCGGAAGTTACGGATCTGGAGCCACTGGAAGTAGACGACGCTGCCGACGGTCCCGCTGAAGAAGTAGAGGTAGAGGTTGACTTAAGCATTCCCGAGGGCATTGGCATTGATGACCCGGTGAGAATGTACCTCAAAGAAATTGGACGTGTACCGCTGCTGTCCCCGGAAGAGGAAGTGGAACTGGCCGAACGGATGGAAGCGGGAGATGAAGAAGCTAAACGCCGTCTGGCCGAGGCCAACCTTCGCCTGGTGGTCAGCATTGCCAAACGCTATGTGGGCAGAGGCATGCTTTTCCTGGATTTAATTCAGGAAGGCAACCTGGGCTTGATCAAAGCGGTAGAGAAATTTGATTACCGCAAGGGCTTTAAGTTCAGCACCTACGCTACCTGGTGGATCCGCCAGGCCATCACCAGGGCCATCGCGGATCAGGCGCGCACCATACGGATTCCGGTACACATGGTGGAAACCATTAATAAGCTGATTCGGGTTTCCCGACAGTTGCTTCAAGAACTGGGCCGGGAGCCCAGTCCCGAAGAAATTGCCAAGGAAATGGAAATTTCCGGGGAAAAAGTACGGGAAATTATGAAAATTGCCCAGGAACCGGTATCCCTGGAAACACCCATTGGTGAGGAAGAAGACTCACATCTGGGAGATTTCATTGAAGACGCGGACGCCAGAGCTCCTGCTGAAGAAGCATCTTTTACCCTACTCAGGGAACAATTGGATGAGGTATTAAAGACTTTAACCGACCGGGAGCAAAAGGTACTGCGCCTGCGTTTTGGACTGGACGACGGCCGTGCCCGGACCCTGGAAGAAGTGGGTCAAAAATTTGGCGTCACCAGGGAACGGATCCGCCAGATCGAAGCCAAAACCCTGCGCAAGCTGAGACATCCCAGCCGCAGTAAAAAACTCAAGGATTATCTTGATTAA
- the cmr1 gene encoding type III-B CRISPR module RAMP protein Cmr1 — translation MGNLDIKTLTPLWTGGVGGKVDRIHETGLLGSMRWWYEALVRGLGGEVHGGPGLDYCNFKADQYRNFEIENETEYLRAAGLCDVCQIFGATGWKRRFYLSIVEKDIKNEKIQHPIKAIQRKYTNDEGKERIPTWYFPESDLKGAPPNTPKTGTFEMQIQSRDHRFSPDIIGGLIQFIADWGALGARSQMGFGIIEPVNGPFDTRPLYRRLVAASGSRSYAGYPSLKNIFWTCIRTKKTGKEETFNLKYDLRRLFSDDPKVRHFVMGTSLKSGERMASKVKISRPYGDGRIRIWGWIPEKANCYGKAWDRNRIVERIYRYLTEKYNLEFWREMDNSRDSVTPNTGDARRFLQSLLGIKEG, via the coding sequence GTGGGTAATCTGGACATTAAGACATTAACACCTTTATGGACCGGTGGGGTCGGAGGAAAAGTGGACCGTATCCATGAAACGGGTCTTTTGGGCAGCATGCGTTGGTGGTATGAAGCGTTGGTGCGGGGGCTGGGCGGTGAGGTTCACGGTGGTCCCGGATTGGATTATTGTAATTTTAAAGCAGATCAATATAGAAATTTTGAGATAGAGAATGAAACCGAATATTTAAGGGCGGCCGGCTTGTGCGACGTATGCCAGATATTTGGGGCAACGGGATGGAAGCGGCGCTTTTATTTGTCCATAGTAGAAAAGGATATTAAAAACGAAAAAATTCAACATCCGATCAAAGCTATCCAAAGGAAATATACAAATGATGAAGGAAAAGAGCGGATCCCTACTTGGTACTTTCCAGAATCCGACTTAAAAGGAGCTCCACCTAATACGCCTAAAACCGGAACTTTTGAGATGCAGATACAAAGCCGGGATCATAGATTTTCGCCGGATATTATTGGCGGACTGATTCAGTTTATAGCCGACTGGGGGGCACTGGGAGCCAGAAGCCAAATGGGGTTTGGAATTATTGAGCCGGTGAACGGTCCCTTTGACACCCGACCGTTATACCGGAGGCTTGTTGCCGCTTCCGGCAGTCGAAGCTATGCCGGATATCCTTCCTTAAAAAATATCTTTTGGACTTGTATCAGGACGAAGAAAACCGGAAAAGAGGAAACTTTCAATTTGAAATATGATTTGCGGCGGTTATTCTCCGATGATCCAAAAGTACGTCATTTTGTCATGGGGACTTCACTTAAAAGCGGAGAGCGAATGGCGTCCAAGGTGAAAATATCCCGTCCCTACGGCGACGGGCGAATACGCATTTGGGGCTGGATTCCGGAAAAAGCGAATTGCTATGGGAAAGCATGGGACCGGAACAGGATTGTTGAAAGAATCTATCGTTATTTAACTGAAAAATATAACCTGGAGTTTTGGCGGGAGATGGACAATTCACGGGATTCCGTTACGCCGAATACCGGTGATGCCCGACGATTTTTGCAGAGCCTGCTGGGCATTAAGGAGGGATAA
- a CDS encoding CRISPR-associated protein Csx11, whose amino-acid sequence MNNLIILEENRASLLLAEAVGWLHDYFKCSEEFLQEQFSNSKENNEREKLLKTSLVVEIINKNEKDLGEIQLSFPIGEKLTAPIPKLLHASFYRSALGEKWEKDGLLGYLSRCHRTSHFDKQRRNGGKQSYPGTKISTPFGSEKDVPNCLTERLRALPWNDLLDYNPEKRKKLREKLEALFSEALADTRRPINEVDLWSWGLLVGSLYKAALAGALLTEDVKKQDELTWRLLGVRFKGLDYISEVSRIPDLLARQNLLRHGLDRVRELLEVTYPLGSEVYRDENGSVYVVPDLEDLLQRTDGNGKSLETLIKETFQKDPGEQNVKLQVEGEIQPHIKLEEKSWHGQDPKDWRKYQLPEIGKFLSAVPISQADPNKIRHFWQQHTADVCAVCGLRPQGPGRKSTQRSVCDVCEKRRSDRSKNWAENLQETIWTEEVADVNGRVALVVGQFELTHWLDGVFLSSLFVIEPDPGKQEQQEVSKTPSFSRLRRIWETTRRFWQEVRDEVLETSCTKQPRLKIYLSAEPKLGDYHVYDLVLGSVDLDVVWIPSDKGTGCLLSAANLEYIARRLGAKETENHLPEKAADYIKKCLEQLYAGQPVLRNPEGRTDRKSPNLLEGITITRIDYEETPYAPVIPLLAEPRAFMMLVPACSSLRIIEKIKEKYEREMGKVKDRLPLSLGLVHAGRRIPVRSLLEAGRALLDKSVSFEIWRVGKDQNGKSEIGASMEGRSLLILEQDRPPFRRHFPFNMKDKNPKDPWYPYLFLAQKRTGKNGEAVKRREAEATLPLGKNQTRPNRVVHAANVEEGDQIYFYPSTFDFEFLDTNGRRFEIYYDQEGRRPRRTRPFYLEGLDCFKTIWNCLQHLSKTQRHQLIRTIECVREDWYGQDAGGVSYVDEVFSRFVADTLAGAAWPRGKKWEEIPERIQRKLVKAGVWGELADLAELHMEILKQ is encoded by the coding sequence ATGAACAACCTGATTATCCTGGAAGAAAACCGTGCGTCTTTATTGCTGGCGGAAGCCGTAGGCTGGCTGCATGACTATTTTAAATGTTCTGAGGAGTTTTTGCAGGAGCAATTTTCTAACAGCAAAGAGAATAATGAAAGGGAAAAACTTTTAAAGACAAGCTTGGTGGTAGAAATTATTAATAAAAATGAAAAAGATTTAGGTGAAATACAGCTTTCTTTTCCTATAGGGGAAAAATTGACCGCTCCCATCCCGAAGCTTTTGCATGCTAGTTTCTATAGGAGCGCCTTAGGTGAAAAATGGGAAAAGGATGGCTTACTAGGCTACCTCTCCCGCTGTCATCGTACATCCCATTTCGACAAACAAAGACGGAATGGGGGGAAGCAATCTTACCCGGGAACTAAGATTAGTACGCCCTTCGGCTCTGAAAAAGATGTCCCGAATTGTTTGACTGAAAGACTAAGGGCGCTGCCCTGGAATGACCTGCTGGATTATAATCCTGAAAAACGGAAAAAACTGCGTGAGAAACTGGAAGCGCTATTTTCTGAGGCATTGGCCGATACCCGCCGACCTATTAATGAGGTGGATCTGTGGAGCTGGGGGTTGCTGGTAGGCTCGTTGTATAAAGCCGCTTTGGCCGGAGCACTGCTTACGGAAGATGTCAAAAAGCAGGATGAACTTACATGGCGGCTGCTGGGGGTCCGGTTCAAAGGCCTGGACTATATCTCGGAGGTATCCCGCATTCCCGATCTGCTGGCCCGGCAAAATTTGTTGCGGCATGGCCTGGACAGGGTGCGTGAGCTGCTGGAGGTTACCTATCCGCTGGGGAGTGAAGTCTACCGGGACGAAAACGGCAGTGTTTATGTGGTGCCGGATCTGGAGGACTTGCTGCAAAGGACGGACGGAAACGGTAAAAGTCTGGAAACTTTGATAAAGGAAACATTTCAGAAGGATCCTGGGGAACAGAATGTTAAACTCCAAGTTGAGGGTGAGATTCAGCCCCATATTAAATTGGAAGAAAAGTCTTGGCATGGACAAGACCCTAAAGACTGGAGGAAATATCAGTTACCTGAAATTGGAAAGTTTCTTTCCGCTGTGCCTATATCACAGGCGGATCCCAATAAAATAAGGCATTTTTGGCAGCAGCACACTGCGGATGTTTGCGCCGTATGCGGTTTGAGGCCCCAAGGGCCGGGAAGAAAATCCACGCAGCGTTCGGTATGTGATGTTTGTGAAAAGCGGCGTTCGGACCGTTCCAAGAATTGGGCGGAAAATTTGCAAGAAACCATCTGGACGGAAGAAGTGGCCGATGTAAACGGCCGTGTAGCCCTGGTGGTAGGACAGTTTGAGCTAACCCACTGGCTGGACGGCGTATTTTTAAGTTCCCTTTTTGTCATTGAACCCGATCCCGGCAAACAGGAACAACAAGAAGTCAGCAAAACGCCTTCTTTCAGCCGCCTGCGGCGTATTTGGGAAACAACACGCCGGTTCTGGCAGGAAGTGCGGGATGAAGTTCTGGAAACCTCTTGTACCAAGCAGCCGCGGCTTAAAATTTACCTCAGCGCGGAACCCAAGCTGGGGGACTACCATGTCTATGATTTGGTTCTGGGCTCCGTGGACCTGGACGTGGTTTGGATACCGTCGGATAAAGGGACGGGCTGTCTTCTCAGCGCTGCCAATCTGGAGTATATTGCCCGTCGGTTGGGAGCGAAAGAAACGGAAAACCACCTGCCGGAAAAGGCCGCGGACTATATAAAAAAATGCCTTGAGCAGTTGTACGCCGGCCAACCGGTGCTGCGGAACCCCGAAGGCCGAACCGATCGAAAAAGCCCAAACCTTTTGGAGGGTATAACCATTACCCGTATAGACTATGAGGAGACCCCCTATGCGCCTGTTATCCCTTTGCTGGCGGAGCCCCGTGCTTTTATGATGCTTGTGCCGGCCTGCAGCAGTCTTCGGATTATAGAGAAAATTAAAGAAAAATATGAGCGGGAAATGGGCAAAGTAAAGGATCGCCTGCCCCTGAGTTTGGGCCTTGTCCATGCCGGGCGTCGTATACCGGTCCGTTCCCTGCTGGAAGCGGGACGGGCCCTGCTGGATAAATCCGTTTCTTTCGAGATTTGGCGGGTTGGAAAAGATCAAAACGGCAAGTCCGAAATCGGAGCTTCCATGGAAGGCCGGTCCCTCCTGATTTTGGAGCAGGATCGACCTCCTTTCAGACGTCATTTTCCCTTTAATATGAAAGACAAAAATCCCAAGGACCCCTGGTATCCGTATCTCTTCCTGGCGCAAAAGCGGACTGGAAAAAACGGGGAGGCCGTGAAAAGGAGGGAAGCGGAAGCGACGCTGCCGCTGGGGAAAAATCAAACAAGGCCCAACCGGGTTGTTCACGCAGCGAATGTGGAAGAAGGCGATCAGATTTATTTTTATCCGTCCACCTTTGACTTTGAATTTTTGGATACCAATGGCCGCCGTTTTGAAATTTACTATGATCAGGAGGGGCGTCGTCCCCGCCGCACCCGGCCTTTCTATTTAGAGGGTCTGGACTGTTTCAAAACCATATGGAACTGCCTGCAGCACCTGTCCAAAACTCAGCGCCATCAGTTGATCCGCACCATTGAATGCGTCCGGGAAGACTGGTATGGGCAGGATGCCGGGGGGGTGTCCTACGTTGATGAAGTATTTTCCCGTTTTGTTGCCGACACCTTGGCCGGAGCAGCCTGGCCCCGGGGGAAAAAATGGGAGGAGATTCCCGAAAGGATACAAAGAAAATTGGTTAAGGCCGGGGTATGGGGTGAACTGGCTGATCTGGCCGAACTGCATATGGAGATTTTGAAACAATAA